Below is a genomic region from Malassezia restricta chromosome VIII, complete sequence.
CGGAGTCGGGTGAGCGGTCTTCGCTCTCGCGGAGAAGAGCGCTCATCCACTCGCTGTGGTGCCGCGACGACTCGGTAGCGAGCTTGACGGGAGCCGACGATGGCTGCTGCGTccgctgcagcacaatGAGGGTGGTGTGTGCATTTGGGTCCCGTGCGTGCAGTGGCACTTCATACTGGCGCCCGATGCGAGTGCGGCGCAGGTCAAAGACGATGGGCTGGTGATGCGATGACGGGTCGTGGATCGTGAGTACGTGGTGGTAGAGGGCACAGTGGCAAAAGAGCCACGCATCGCTCATGACGCGAAGCAGGTCATCTTGCAGCAGACAGGTGCCGTACACGGGATCGACGTCGggctcgacggccgtgTGAGCGGCGAAGCACTGCGAGAGAAGATCGTCCGACACCGAGGACGCGAGttgcagcgagcgcaggTACGTCGCGACGGCCTTGTTCCGATCTGACAGGCGTGAGGGTGTGTACGGTGCCTCGAATAAGGAGCGATCTGGCAGAGCAAAAGGAGGTGCATGCGTTCGCAgcaagaggcgctcatgcagaGCGACGAGATCCGACCATGTCAtgacggcacgcgctgttcgacagcggcggcgcacatcAGGCTGCGGCAGAAGTTTGACGCGAAAGCCGACGGCATCCGGTCCTTGAAgcgagcgcacgacggAGCCATAGACATGCACCTCGGCCTGGGCCAGGGGCACCACGTCAGGGTGCGGTGTGGCATCCTCGAgaggcgtcgtcggccgcGAACTCGGCTTGCGTGGCTGGGGGCGAGCGATGGTAGGCGACCGCGTGCTCAGTCGGGGTGACGCCGCCTGTCGCGACACGATACGCTGCGACGGTGAATCGGGGATGCGCTGGGACATGGACGGGGCACTCGACTTGCGCCATATGCGAGGCGAATGGTGGTGCACCTGCGAGCCGAAGTGAACAGGCGTGCCTTCGCGTTTTGGCGACACGGTGTGCATGGTTTCGACAATGTTGGGCACGTCCATGGACGCCTCGGCAGGGTATACCACCGCCTTGTTGGAATCGTTCCGCAGACCGCGGGTactgcgtcggcgcagATTGCGAATCCGACCTGTGAGAGACGTCGCtggcgccatgtcgacgccaAGTCCGATAGGCTCGCTGTGTTCCAGCCCAGGGACGAGCGATGCGAGATGGGTATACTCGCTCACGAGGTGGTTGTACTGATGGAGCAGATAGGCAagggcggcatgggcatCGCTCGTTTGGGCCTCCGAGAACAGCTCAGGCAGCGTCATGGCCTGCGGAGAGAGCTGCCGCGCATCATCTCTCCGGCTACCTTGGTCTTCGGAGGGATGATGCTGGTGCTGCTTCGGGTGCATGCCAGCTGCCAGAGAGCCGCTGGCCGGGGAGATGATGACGGAGCTCTGTCCGAGTCGCACGTGATGTCAATGGAGCCGCGCACGGTCCGGCCGAAGTCGGCGTGGCATCCAGGCCTTGTTGACGACATGGCAGCGGAGCACGAGAGCCCAGCGgtggcgccgcgtgcatcgAAGCGTGGgctggacgacgcggcgcccgtCCAGGATGACGCTGCCAAGAGACAGAGAGGGGCTGCTGGGGCGAGTGAGGCGTCGCCTAAAGACCAGGCTTCTGGGGACGCGTCTGCCAAAGAGGCGCCTCACAACCAGGCTTCTGCGGACGCGTCTGCCAACGAGTCGCCTCACAACCAGACTTCTACAGACGCTTCGGCCCAAGAGTCGCCTCACAACCAGGCTTCCACGAAAACCTCCGAGGCGCCTAAAGACCAGTCATCGCGAGAGACTTGTGCGACATCGCATGCCTCGCCTCCTGCTGTAGCGCCAAAAGAAAAAGGGGACGACAAATCGTCGGCCACAGAGCATACAGCTCCCAGCGAGGGGACCAAGTCCAAGGGCCCGGCACTGGGCTTCGGTGCCTTTGCCTCGCGCTCCGCCCCCT
It encodes:
- a CDS encoding RalA-binding protein 1 — protein: MHPKQHQHHPSEDQGSRRDDARQLSPQAMTLPELFSEAQTSDAHAALAYLLHQYNHLVSEYTHLASLVPGLEHSEPIGLGVDMAPATSLTGRIRNLRRRSTRGLRNDSNKAVVYPAEASMDVPNIVETMHTVSPKREGTPVHFGSQVHHHSPRIWRKSSAPSMSQRIPDSPSQRIVSRQAASPRLSTRSPTIARPQPRKPSSRPTTPLEDATPHPDVVPLAQAEVHVYGSVVRSLQGPDAVGFRVKLLPQPDVRRRCRTARAVMTWSDLVALHERLLLRTHAPPFALPDRSLFEAPYTPSRLSDRNKAVATYLRSLQLASSVSDDLLSQCFAAHTAVEPDVDPVYGTCLLQDDLLRVMSDAWLFCHCALYHHVLTIHDPSSHHQPIVFDLRRTRIGRQYEVPLHARDPNAHTTLIVLQRTQQPSSAPVKLATESSRHHSEWMSALLRESEDRSPDSAHETELFYTPKDTDEGAFPSSPRLDRPTVSVSPASDQGRSSLLSRFWYGTEPSSTALQPEKRRFLFGILPLGSSEEAPTSQSVFGMPLAEAVKHTGMSMDSAPSPVPVVIKRCIEFLDQPSVASEEGLYRVNGSMSAIKSLQDKFTASGDVDFVETQPSGNLDAHTVAGLLKMYFRALPENLCGDTLPDAMLALQSDSQDDRLCALTSVLDSLPPENYAVLCVLCKHLHNVYSFEHANKMTLQNLSIVFSATLDLPTELVLTLLQECQHLFTYPGYLVVNDYADENPPTALPERIQSMSLQPPPEPQPRRGHYQRLSDAPLYDPRHHAPRADDAHDGTSIASERSTSSNPFPPASTVAPS